In Chaetodon auriga isolate fChaAug3 chromosome 7, fChaAug3.hap1, whole genome shotgun sequence, a genomic segment contains:
- the prdm10 gene encoding PR domain zinc finger protein 10 isoform X1: METKQEPSAVWSQTANSDSGNGTQVHFEGGTVAQIVYSGDQGDRGQQQVVYTADGSSYTSVESAEHTLVYIHPADGTQTVFADQPQVAYIQQDGTTQQVTVLLPSGQNMNAANLHVLSNVAEAPQAILEPVSQEQLSVSNSLPSMADMADPPTSPLGATDSTDDSDEDEDEDSEMDDWEPREPQSFNPHNLWCEECNNANPSVCLKHGPLHPIPSRPVMSKARASLPLVLYIDRFLGGVFSKRRIPKRTQFGPVEGPLVPQSDLQEHYIHLKLCMLDAEKDGEKSDDMWLDLSDEDSCNWMMFVRPAQNHLEQNLVAYQYGSEIFYTTIKNIQPKQELKVWYAASYAEFVNQKIHDVTEEERKVLREQEKNWPCYECNRRFVSSEQLQQHLNMHDDKLNSVTRSRGRSRGRGRRRFGTGRRPGRPPKFIRLDPPLDAGGDKTTEMLELTEKPLEERVEVAQNGLKVVEMEPEVEAVTEAEGQLLPPAGEPVPESVSPPSNTDLPVALKEDPAQSSQSDAHLTSQDMRRAKRIRVRRGSAALQHLFIRKSFRPFKCTHCGKAFRDKDKLDQHLRVHGRDAYAFSCHICSKSFMSDSALEDHLLVHTENRSYSCLLCPETFERLDLLKDHVGVHAVDGCFTCPSCKKTFTDFIQVKKHIRCFHSEKIFQCPDCEKAFCRPDKLRLHMLRHSDRKDFLCSTCGKQFKRKDKLREHMQRMHNPDREAKKADRIHRSKTLKLKVPTTDFESFMFKCRVCMMGFRRRGMLVNHLSKRHPEMRIDDVPELTLPIIKPNRDYFCQYCDKVYKSASKRKAHILKNHPGAELPPSIRKLRPAAPGEPDPMLSTHTQLTGTIATAPVCCPHCAKQYSSKTKMVQHIRKKHPEFAQLTNTIQTPLTTAVISSAPAVISADGTTAEAVVTTDLLTQAMTELSQTLTTDYRTAQGDYQRIQYIPVSQAGGGLSQPQHIQLQVVQVAPASSPHSQHPTVDVSQLHDPHGYSQHSIQVQHIQVTEPSGTAQGSTQVTGQPLSPTSQQPTQELSPTQLTPVTLAQSHTLQTSSTQQQQQQQQQQQQQQQQQQQQQGTVQHAYIPGNWNYRGYSSEIQMMAVPHAQYVIAEASTPVSGVNSNQVKTTHYVISEGQTELETKQTVPQNANQAHTEHLEQQPANQQATTQYIITTTTNGSGTSEVHITKP; the protein is encoded by the exons ATGGAGACCAAGCAGGAACCCTCTGCTGTGTGGAGTCAGACTGCAAACAGTGATTCAGGCAATGGCACACAG GTGCATTTTGAAGGCGGCACAGTGGCCCAGATTGTGTACAGCGGAGATCAGGGGGACCgagggcagcagcaggtggtttACACAGCAGATGGGAGCTCCTATACCTCTGTGGAGTCTGCAGAGCACACGCTGGTCTACATACACCCTGCAGATGGCACGCAG ACTGTTTTCGCTGATCAGCCACAAGTGGCGTACATTCAGCAGGACGGGACAACCCAACAG GTCACCGTTTTGCTGCCCAGTGGACAAAACATGAACGCTGCCAATCTGCATGTTCTCAGTAATGTCGCAGAGGCTCCCCAAGCGATCCTGGAGCCAGTTTCCCAG gagcagctgtctgtgtccAATTCGCTCCCATCCATGGCTGACATGGCGGACCCCCCCACCAGTCCGCTCGGGGCCACAGACTCCACGGACGAttctgatgaagatgaggatgaagactCAGAGATGGATGACTGGGAGCCTCGTGAGCCTCAGTCATTCAACCCTCACAACCTCT GGTGTGAGGAGTGTAATAATGCCAacccctctgtgtgtctgaagcATGGCCCCCTGCACCCCATCCCCAGCCGGCCGGTGATGTCCAAGGCCCGGGCCAGTCTGCCTCTGGTCCTCTATATCGATCGCTTCCTGGGCGGGGTGTTTTCCAAGAGACGCATCCCAAAGCGCACGCAGTTTGGTCCCGTGGAGGGACCGCTGGTTCCTCAGAGCGACCTGCAGGAACACTACATTCATCTGAAG CTGTGCATGCTGGATGcagagaaggatggagagaagtcTGACGACATGTGGTTGGACCTTTCTGATGAAGACAGCTGCAACTGGATGATGTTTGTGCGACCCGCTCAGAACCACCTGGAGCAGAACCTGGTGGCCTATCAGTACGGCTCAGAGATATTTTACACAACCATAAAGAACATCCAACCCAAACAGGAGCTCAAG GTGTGGTACGCGGCATCATATGCAGAGTTTGTCAATCAGAAGATCCACGATGttacagaagaggagagaaaag TGCTGCGGGAGCAAGAGAAGAACTGGCCTTGCTATGAGTGTAACCGTCGCTTTGTGAGCTCTGAACAACTGCAGCAACATCTCAACATGCACGACGACAAATTAAACTCTGTTACCAG aTCCAGAGGCCGCAGTCGAGGACGAGGCAGGAGGAGATTTGGGACAGGAAGAAGACCGGGACGCCCTCCTAAATTTATCCGTTTGGATCCACCATTAGATGCTGGTGGAGACAAGACGACA GAGATGCTGGAACTGACGGAGAAGCCGCTGGAGGAGCGAGTGGAGGTAGCTCAGAACGGGCTGAAGGTGGTGGAGATGGAGCCGGAGGTGGAGGCTGTGACTGAGGCAGAGGGCCAGCTTCTACCTCCTGCAGGGGAGCCGGTCCCAGAGTCCGTCAGTCCGCCCTCCAATACAGATCTGCCAGTTGCGCTAAAGGAGGACCCGGCAcagagcagccaatcagacgcCCACCTCACATCTCAGGACATGCGCCGTGCCAAGAGGATACGGGTAAGACGAGGCTCT gcagctctgcagcacctTTTCATCAGGAAGAGTTTCCGTCCTTTTAAATGCACCCACTGTGGCAAGGCCTTCCGGGATAAAGACAAGCTGGATCAGCACCTGCGGGTCCACGGCCGGGACGCCTACGCCTTTTCCTGCCACATTTGCAGCAAGAGCTTCATGAGTGACTCGGCCCTGGAGGACCACCTGCTGGTGCACACCGAGAACCGCTCCTACTCTTGTCTTTTATGCCCAGAAACCTTTGAAAGGCTGGACCTGCTCAAAGACCACGTCGGGGTGCATGCTGTGGACGGCTGCTTCACCTGTCCGTCCTGCAAGAAGACGTTTACTGACTTCATCCAG GTGAAGAAGCACATTCGTTGCTTCCACTCAGAGAAGATCTTTCAATGCCCAGACTGTGAAAAGGCCTTCTGCCGGCCTGACAAACTGCGCTTGCACATGTTACGCCACTCTGACCGCAAGGACTTCCTGTGCTCAACGTGTGGCAAACAATTCAAG AGGAAAGATAAGCTGCGGGAGCACATGCAGCGCATGCACAACCCTGACAGAGAGGCCAAGAAGGCCGACCGAATCCACCGCTCCAAAACCCTCAAACTGAAGGTGCCCACCACCGACTTCGAGAGCTTCATGTTCAAATGCAGAGTGTGCATGATGGGATTCAGACGCAGAGGAATGCTG GTCAATCATTTGTCCAAGCGTCATCCAGAGATGCGTATTGATGACGTGCCAGAGCTAACGCTGCCAATTATCAAGCCCAACAGGGACTACTTCTGCCAGTATTGTGACAAG GTGTACAAGAGTGCCAGCAAGAGGAAAGCCCACATACTGAAGAACCACCCCGGGGCAGAACTGCCTCCCAGCATCCGTAAATTGCGTCCGGCTGCTCCTGGTGAGCCAGACCCCATGttgagcacacacacccagctgACTGGCACCATTGCCACTGCACCGGTCTGTTGCCCACACTGTGCCAAACAGTACAGCAGCAAG ACTAAGATGGTCCAGCACATCAGGAAGAAACATCCAGAGTTTGCCCAACTCACCAACACCATCCAGACTCCTCTGACTACAGCTGTGATCAGTAGCGCTCCTGCAGTCATCAGTGCAGACGGTACCACAGCTGAGGCTGTAGTG accaCAGATCTGCTGACCCAGGCCATGACGGAGCTTTCTCAAACACTGACCACGGACTACCGCACCGCACAGGGAGACTACCAGAGGATCCAGTACATCCCCGTGTCTCAGGCAGGAGGCGGCCTGTCCCAGCCGcagcacattcagctgcaggtggtgcaggtggCTCCG GCTTCCTCCCCACATTCCCAGCACCCGACAGTAGATGTGAGTCAGCTGCATGACCCTCATGGCTACAGCCAGCACTCCATCCAGGTACAGCACATCCAGGTCACAGAGCCCTCAGGCACTGCACAAGGGTCCACCCAG gtcACAGGTCAGCCTCTAAGCCCCACCTCCCAGCAGCCTACTCAGGAACTGAGCCCCACCCAGCTGACCCCTGTCACCTTAGCTCAGAGCCACACTCTGCAGACCAGCagcactcagcagcagcagcagcagcagcagcagcaacaacagcagcagcagcagcagcagcagcagcaggggacTGTGCAGCATGCTTACATACCCGGGAACTGGAACTACAGGGGCTACT CGTCTGAGATCCAGATGATGGCTGTACCTCACGCGCAGTATGTGATCGCTGAGGCCAGCACACCTGTGTCTGGAGTCAACAGCAACCAGGTGAAAACG ACGCACTACGTTATCTCCGAGGGTCAGACCGAGCTGGAGACCAAACAGACTGTTCCTCAGAACGCGAACCAGGCCCACACTGAACATCTGGAGCAGCAGCCGGCCAATCAGCAAGCCACCACGCAGTACATCATCACCACAACCACCAATGGCAGTGGCACAAGTGAAGTTCACATCACAAAACCCTGA
- the prdm10 gene encoding PR domain zinc finger protein 10 isoform X2, translating into METKQEPSAVWSQTANSDSGNGTQVHFEGGTVAQIVYSGDQGDRGQQQVVYTADGSSYTSVESAEHTLVYIHPADGTQTVFADQPQVAYIQQDGTTQQVTVLLPSGQNMNAANLHVLSNVAEAPQAILEPVSQEQLSVSNSLPSMADMADPPTSPLGATDSTDDSDEDEDEDSEMDDWEPREPQSFNPHNLWCEECNNANPSVCLKHGPLHPIPSRPVMSKARASLPLVLYIDRFLGGVFSKRRIPKRTQFGPVEGPLVPQSDLQEHYIHLKLCMLDAEKDGEKSDDMWLDLSDEDSCNWMMFVRPAQNHLEQNLVAYQYGSEIFYTTIKNIQPKQELKVWYAASYAEFVNQKIHDVTEEERKVLREQEKNWPCYECNRRFVSSEQLQQHLNMHDDKLNSVTRSRGRSRGRGRRRFGTGRRPGRPPKFIRLDPPLDAGGDKTTEMLELTEKPLEERVEVAQNGLKVVEMEPEVEAVTEAEGQLLPPAGEPVPESVSPPSNTDLPVALKEDPAQSSQSDAHLTSQDMRRAKRIRNAALQHLFIRKSFRPFKCTHCGKAFRDKDKLDQHLRVHGRDAYAFSCHICSKSFMSDSALEDHLLVHTENRSYSCLLCPETFERLDLLKDHVGVHAVDGCFTCPSCKKTFTDFIQVKKHIRCFHSEKIFQCPDCEKAFCRPDKLRLHMLRHSDRKDFLCSTCGKQFKRKDKLREHMQRMHNPDREAKKADRIHRSKTLKLKVPTTDFESFMFKCRVCMMGFRRRGMLVNHLSKRHPEMRIDDVPELTLPIIKPNRDYFCQYCDKVYKSASKRKAHILKNHPGAELPPSIRKLRPAAPGEPDPMLSTHTQLTGTIATAPVCCPHCAKQYSSKTKMVQHIRKKHPEFAQLTNTIQTPLTTAVISSAPAVISADGTTAEAVVTTDLLTQAMTELSQTLTTDYRTAQGDYQRIQYIPVSQAGGGLSQPQHIQLQVVQVAPASSPHSQHPTVDVSQLHDPHGYSQHSIQVQHIQVTEPSGTAQGSTQVTGQPLSPTSQQPTQELSPTQLTPVTLAQSHTLQTSSTQQQQQQQQQQQQQQQQQQQQQGTVQHAYIPGNWNYRGYSSEIQMMAVPHAQYVIAEASTPVSGVNSNQVKTTHYVISEGQTELETKQTVPQNANQAHTEHLEQQPANQQATTQYIITTTTNGSGTSEVHITKP; encoded by the exons ATGGAGACCAAGCAGGAACCCTCTGCTGTGTGGAGTCAGACTGCAAACAGTGATTCAGGCAATGGCACACAG GTGCATTTTGAAGGCGGCACAGTGGCCCAGATTGTGTACAGCGGAGATCAGGGGGACCgagggcagcagcaggtggtttACACAGCAGATGGGAGCTCCTATACCTCTGTGGAGTCTGCAGAGCACACGCTGGTCTACATACACCCTGCAGATGGCACGCAG ACTGTTTTCGCTGATCAGCCACAAGTGGCGTACATTCAGCAGGACGGGACAACCCAACAG GTCACCGTTTTGCTGCCCAGTGGACAAAACATGAACGCTGCCAATCTGCATGTTCTCAGTAATGTCGCAGAGGCTCCCCAAGCGATCCTGGAGCCAGTTTCCCAG gagcagctgtctgtgtccAATTCGCTCCCATCCATGGCTGACATGGCGGACCCCCCCACCAGTCCGCTCGGGGCCACAGACTCCACGGACGAttctgatgaagatgaggatgaagactCAGAGATGGATGACTGGGAGCCTCGTGAGCCTCAGTCATTCAACCCTCACAACCTCT GGTGTGAGGAGTGTAATAATGCCAacccctctgtgtgtctgaagcATGGCCCCCTGCACCCCATCCCCAGCCGGCCGGTGATGTCCAAGGCCCGGGCCAGTCTGCCTCTGGTCCTCTATATCGATCGCTTCCTGGGCGGGGTGTTTTCCAAGAGACGCATCCCAAAGCGCACGCAGTTTGGTCCCGTGGAGGGACCGCTGGTTCCTCAGAGCGACCTGCAGGAACACTACATTCATCTGAAG CTGTGCATGCTGGATGcagagaaggatggagagaagtcTGACGACATGTGGTTGGACCTTTCTGATGAAGACAGCTGCAACTGGATGATGTTTGTGCGACCCGCTCAGAACCACCTGGAGCAGAACCTGGTGGCCTATCAGTACGGCTCAGAGATATTTTACACAACCATAAAGAACATCCAACCCAAACAGGAGCTCAAG GTGTGGTACGCGGCATCATATGCAGAGTTTGTCAATCAGAAGATCCACGATGttacagaagaggagagaaaag TGCTGCGGGAGCAAGAGAAGAACTGGCCTTGCTATGAGTGTAACCGTCGCTTTGTGAGCTCTGAACAACTGCAGCAACATCTCAACATGCACGACGACAAATTAAACTCTGTTACCAG aTCCAGAGGCCGCAGTCGAGGACGAGGCAGGAGGAGATTTGGGACAGGAAGAAGACCGGGACGCCCTCCTAAATTTATCCGTTTGGATCCACCATTAGATGCTGGTGGAGACAAGACGACA GAGATGCTGGAACTGACGGAGAAGCCGCTGGAGGAGCGAGTGGAGGTAGCTCAGAACGGGCTGAAGGTGGTGGAGATGGAGCCGGAGGTGGAGGCTGTGACTGAGGCAGAGGGCCAGCTTCTACCTCCTGCAGGGGAGCCGGTCCCAGAGTCCGTCAGTCCGCCCTCCAATACAGATCTGCCAGTTGCGCTAAAGGAGGACCCGGCAcagagcagccaatcagacgcCCACCTCACATCTCAGGACATGCGCCGTGCCAAGAGGATACGG AAcgcagctctgcagcacctTTTCATCAGGAAGAGTTTCCGTCCTTTTAAATGCACCCACTGTGGCAAGGCCTTCCGGGATAAAGACAAGCTGGATCAGCACCTGCGGGTCCACGGCCGGGACGCCTACGCCTTTTCCTGCCACATTTGCAGCAAGAGCTTCATGAGTGACTCGGCCCTGGAGGACCACCTGCTGGTGCACACCGAGAACCGCTCCTACTCTTGTCTTTTATGCCCAGAAACCTTTGAAAGGCTGGACCTGCTCAAAGACCACGTCGGGGTGCATGCTGTGGACGGCTGCTTCACCTGTCCGTCCTGCAAGAAGACGTTTACTGACTTCATCCAG GTGAAGAAGCACATTCGTTGCTTCCACTCAGAGAAGATCTTTCAATGCCCAGACTGTGAAAAGGCCTTCTGCCGGCCTGACAAACTGCGCTTGCACATGTTACGCCACTCTGACCGCAAGGACTTCCTGTGCTCAACGTGTGGCAAACAATTCAAG AGGAAAGATAAGCTGCGGGAGCACATGCAGCGCATGCACAACCCTGACAGAGAGGCCAAGAAGGCCGACCGAATCCACCGCTCCAAAACCCTCAAACTGAAGGTGCCCACCACCGACTTCGAGAGCTTCATGTTCAAATGCAGAGTGTGCATGATGGGATTCAGACGCAGAGGAATGCTG GTCAATCATTTGTCCAAGCGTCATCCAGAGATGCGTATTGATGACGTGCCAGAGCTAACGCTGCCAATTATCAAGCCCAACAGGGACTACTTCTGCCAGTATTGTGACAAG GTGTACAAGAGTGCCAGCAAGAGGAAAGCCCACATACTGAAGAACCACCCCGGGGCAGAACTGCCTCCCAGCATCCGTAAATTGCGTCCGGCTGCTCCTGGTGAGCCAGACCCCATGttgagcacacacacccagctgACTGGCACCATTGCCACTGCACCGGTCTGTTGCCCACACTGTGCCAAACAGTACAGCAGCAAG ACTAAGATGGTCCAGCACATCAGGAAGAAACATCCAGAGTTTGCCCAACTCACCAACACCATCCAGACTCCTCTGACTACAGCTGTGATCAGTAGCGCTCCTGCAGTCATCAGTGCAGACGGTACCACAGCTGAGGCTGTAGTG accaCAGATCTGCTGACCCAGGCCATGACGGAGCTTTCTCAAACACTGACCACGGACTACCGCACCGCACAGGGAGACTACCAGAGGATCCAGTACATCCCCGTGTCTCAGGCAGGAGGCGGCCTGTCCCAGCCGcagcacattcagctgcaggtggtgcaggtggCTCCG GCTTCCTCCCCACATTCCCAGCACCCGACAGTAGATGTGAGTCAGCTGCATGACCCTCATGGCTACAGCCAGCACTCCATCCAGGTACAGCACATCCAGGTCACAGAGCCCTCAGGCACTGCACAAGGGTCCACCCAG gtcACAGGTCAGCCTCTAAGCCCCACCTCCCAGCAGCCTACTCAGGAACTGAGCCCCACCCAGCTGACCCCTGTCACCTTAGCTCAGAGCCACACTCTGCAGACCAGCagcactcagcagcagcagcagcagcagcagcagcaacaacagcagcagcagcagcagcagcagcagcaggggacTGTGCAGCATGCTTACATACCCGGGAACTGGAACTACAGGGGCTACT CGTCTGAGATCCAGATGATGGCTGTACCTCACGCGCAGTATGTGATCGCTGAGGCCAGCACACCTGTGTCTGGAGTCAACAGCAACCAGGTGAAAACG ACGCACTACGTTATCTCCGAGGGTCAGACCGAGCTGGAGACCAAACAGACTGTTCCTCAGAACGCGAACCAGGCCCACACTGAACATCTGGAGCAGCAGCCGGCCAATCAGCAAGCCACCACGCAGTACATCATCACCACAACCACCAATGGCAGTGGCACAAGTGAAGTTCACATCACAAAACCCTGA
- the LOC143323669 gene encoding uncharacterized protein LOC143323669, whose translation MPRLTVTCPSGPGQGERGSWDRTWTEEVKEDGEGEAAESRRELLSSNQTSAVPQPQQPSWSQTLRTLRPWRGWHSFALPGAVWSVCRAQAEEPLHPWLLVDVCWRLLLVCLLWMLLGGCVHALKRCLQPGQEQGEPPPRIQQEVVAENRRNQYSCMSQPRSPNHTGSLALALANSLLLCVLQEPLSDPCVPHIKPLLSRLESVSHALEKADPGSEATLEEEDGDSILTDKVKLIRDYLQQRMGTLRRLIQVQGDFETSVKGMLEGLDDLWAQLEELHTGVTLTKEGGRGHGDLASAQTDAETLFAVLGCHRNKLQRCQAHLKDSTLLLQELTWSHAHVSNSVSSSSESVWPELLLQSNIERFDKVQESFLSLEQQTSTFQAHLEGLGKGNQEALAGPLGHASGALSCSVSQLHNGQTSGVSLGHLNSTSAATSASSAGTDAPLSLCERSALHFSSTFGRLRKSGRRK comes from the exons ATGCCTCGGTTAACAGTCACCTGCCCCAGCGGTCcagggcagggagagagagggagctgggACCGTACATGGacggaggaggtgaaggaggatggagagggagaagctGCCGAGAGCAGGCGAGAGCTGCTCAG TTCAAACCAGACATCAGCTGTCCCTCAGCCACAGCAACCATCGTGGTCACAGACTCTGAGGACACTTCGACCCTGGAGAGGTTGGCACAGTTTCGCTCTGCCTGGTGCAGTGTGGTCGGTCTGCCGGGCCCAGGCGGAGGAGCCGCTGCACCCCTGGTTACTGGTGGATGTGTGCTGGAGGCTCCTGCTGGTGTGCTTGCTGTGGATGCTTCTGGGAGGTTGTGTCCATGCCCTTAAGCGCTGCCTGCAGCCAGGACAGGAGCAG GGGGAGCCTCCACCGAGGATACAGCAGGAGGTTGTGGCTGAAAACAGGAGGAACCAGTACTCGTG CATGTCCCAGCCGAGGAGCCCAAACCACACCGGTTCTCTGGCCCTTGCCCTGGCcaacagcctgctgctgtgtgtgcttcagGAGCCCCTCTCGGACCCCTGTGTGCCCCACATAAagcctctcctctccaggctggag TCAGTGTCTCACGCACTTGAGAAGGCTGATCCTGGGTCAGAGGCgacactggaggaggaggacggagacTCCATCCTGACAGATAAAGTGAAGCTCATCCGCGACTACCTGCAGCAGAG GATGGGAACACTGCGTAGACTCATCCAGGTGCAAGGGGATTTTGAAACCAGTGTGAAGGGCATGCTGGAGGGCCTAGATGACCTCTGggctcagctggaggagctgcacacTGGGGTCACACTCACCAAAGAGGGGGGCCGGGGCCACGGGGACCTGGCCTCTGCCCAGACTGACGCAGAG ACGTTGTTCGCAGTCTTGGGCTGCCACAGGAACAAGCTTCAGCGCTGCCAGGCTCATTTGAAGGACAGCACTCTGCTACTACAG GAGTTAACCTGGAGTCACGCTCATGTGAGCAacagtgtgagcagcagcagtgaatcGGTCTGgccagagctgctgcttcagtccAACATTGAGCGG TTTGACAAGGTGCAGGAGAGTTTCCTCTCGCTGGAGCAACAGACCTCTACGTTTCAGGCCCACCTGGAGGGACTCGGAAAGGGGAATCAGGAAGCACTTGCAGGGCCCCTCGGTCATGCCAGCGGGGCCCTTTCATGCTCAGTCTCACAGCTTCACAATGGACAGACAAGTGGTGTGTCACTGGGGCACCTTAACTCGACCTCTGCGGCCACATCTGCCTCCTCAGCAGGTACAGACGCTCCTCTCTCGCTGTGTGAGAGGTCGGCTCTGCACTTCTCCTCCACTTTCGGACGCCTACGTAAATCTGGAAGGAGGAAGTGA